The genomic interval TAATCTTTCAAAAAATCAAGTTATATAACTCTCCCCTTCTCAAAACAACTGATGCTTTAGATGCCAgtttatcttgttttttttttgagcacTGATCAGCACCGCAGCCGAATACTCTAAGggtccctttgaatcacagggttgaaaaaatagaggaataggaaaaacacaggattctgataggaattgaagtgtaaaatagaggattgcaaaacacaggaaaaacataggaatgatcgtttgattggagcgcagaaAAAACGTATGAatcggataagagagatagactcgggaattttccaagaggttagagctcttgctatatttcctccaaaatccacatacaatttgccattccataggaatttcataggatttggaaaacttcaatcttttaaatcaaagggccaagtaggaaaatttcctataggatttgaatcctatgaaattcctagataaatcctttgattcaaaggggccataaatttttatttgtggTTTAATTGATATAATACCCCGACTTGGTCTGATTAATCACATGCTAGATTAACCAATTTTTCATCAACAGAAAAACTACAGCCAAAGACAATATAGAAGTCAATATTCAGAGTTTCTTGGTTTCTTCCCCAGTTACAATTCACCTGTGCAAATATATCATTCTAGAATGTCATGTTCAATGAATGAACATTTTCACATGTGGATTGAAGACAGGTAATCCATCGAATGCAGGCAAGATGTGATTTATGCCAGAAAGCAAAGTTTTCTATAGACCAAATAAAACACCGAAAAAACATGAGAATAAGGGCCCGTCATTGTAGTATTATAAGTTAGAACAAAAAGATTTCATTTGGGCTCTCTCTACTGGTCAATTCACAGAATTTGTTTTTTGTGTCAATCACTTTTCTCAACACTAGATCAATATCCTATTACTCACTTATTTTTCCCCCAATTGTCGACCATAAACTTTAAAAGTGCTTCCCTGATATAGAAAAATTTCTATGATCTATATAAGCATAAAAATGCGTTTAAATTTGtctaattaataaaaataaagaaaaatagaagTTTCACTattctatattatattatgcAAGTTTATTTTACGAATTGTGTATGTCTAGTTTATAAATTGTGCAAGTATAGATGACAGAAAATGAAGAGAATAAAACTGTGTGGTTGTCAAATGGcaatgctgtttttttttctcttttgaagAATAGGCAAGAGATTTTGCCTAATAGTTCAACATAGAAAGggagaataaaaatatattaaacctTTTTGTAAGGAAGCATGAATCTTATTAGACGATTTTAGAATTAGCCCATGCAATAAGATAATTTGAATTGTTGAAATTGGCACGCTTAGACATAATGGTTGCTTGCTTTTCATGGAATCAGGCAATTATCTTGCCAAAATTGATAACCTCACTCAACAAGAAAGTCGAACTGAACAATTCAAATGCTAATACTCTTTCcctcatattttatttgtaagAGAACCTAAAGATTAATgactatattataattataattatattataattgtcTGCTCTAATTTCGTTACTGACTTGTCCAACAAAATGTCCAACTCGCCACGTATAAATTGACGGGATGACCACCACGCAGCACGCATCATCGCCTCTCTGACAAGGGACAACTCTGTTTTCTCACAACCCAAGAGACCCAAATGCAAAAGCAAACTTAGCAGCCACCTCTTTGcttcctcccttcctccaaacAAAGACAAAGCAAGCGAAGAAACCATCAATGGCGAGCCAGGACACCGCGCCGCAATGCCGGCCGGGCGCTGGAGCCGCCACCGACAGCTCCACCTCCGTCTCCGTGGCTCCCGAGGAATTCGAGTTCTTCGTGCTCCCGTCCGGtggcctcgccctcgccggcgcggaCGAGGATGGCATGTGCGTCGCCGACGAGGTATTCTCCGACGGGAAGCTCCTTCCGCTGCGGCTCTCATCCGCAAACCCCGTGGAAGCGGCAGCGCTCCGGCTGCTCCGCTCGGACTCGCTCGACGGTGCCACGACGGCGTCGTCCGCCAGCGGCTTCAGCTCGCGCTCCGACAGCCGGAGCGCGAgctcgagcagcagcagcagcagctgcgtcAGCCGGAGCACCTCGCAGAAGAGCGCGTCCTCCGACACCGCCGGCCGAAGCAACCAGCCGTCCAAGGCCGCCTCGTCCGACGCCCtcctgccgccgcggcggcggccgctgtcGGGCAGCCTGTTCTACGCGCACCCGAGCCCGTCACCGCGTCCGTCGCAGCGCttgagcggcggtggcggcggctcggcaggGCGGCGCAGCACCGGGTCCGCGCCGCCGGCATCGTGGGGCCTCCTACGCCTGGGCATCGTCGGCGCCCCCGACGTCTACCCGCCTCGTCCCGCTCCCGCcgcggcgagaggagggagcCGCAGCGCGAGGTTCGAGCAGCCGAGAGCCGCCGCTAAGGATGCGGTGGCATGGGAAAAGAATCTCCCGTTGGGCTTCCTGGGCGCCGGTCTTGTGTGCAACTGCTCGCCGGACGCCGTCGAGCCTGTCGGctcggcggaggccgcggcggcggcggcggcgaggaggcggaggaggaaagTAGCAGAGAAGAACACGGGAGAGGTGAAGAGTGGACAGAGCAACACTATTCGTCGGAGTAGAATCCTTGAGTGGTTAGAGGAACTCTCCATTTCCAAGGAAAAAACCGCTACTTAGAcataattattttgtttttctgttcAATCCcaattttttcatttatatGTTCATTGTTTATTTCAGTTTTTATAGTTAGGAGTACTactgtaaaagaaaaaacaaagtcgTTTCTTCACCAATTAATTGGTTGATcaatatgaagatgaagaaggcACTTCATTTCACGATTAGCCTGATACACGCCGTCAAATTACACCATTTCGCCACAAACAAAAAAACTTCCAGGTTTCACAAAAATGTCATTTCATACTTTGGAGAAGAATTACGGGAACAACTTAAAAGTTAACTTTGTTGCACTTCATTTATACAATATTGAAAAAATGAATCATTTTTTTACGAGTGATATAATTTTTCAAACTCATGAGTGATATAATTCATTTAACAAGAGAAAACATGCCAGAATAGTTGAAGAAGTATGTggaatttgcaaaacaacctgcacttaagaaaaaaaaacatataatacATTTGAAACTTTTCGCCACTCTTGGGAAGAGAAAAATTACattacggctgtgtttagttaacttcaaactttcaaaaattacatcacatcaaatgtttagacatatgctaggagtattaaatgtggacaaaaaacCAATTGctcagtttgtatgtaaattgcaagacgaatctttaagcctaattacaccatgatttgataatatggtgccacagtaaatattttgttaatgacagattaattaggcttaatatattcgtctctcagtttacaggcagaatctataatttgttttattattagtctatgtttgaTATTTAAAATGTGTTTCCgtatacttaaatttttttcaaaaaggaactaaacacggcctacatTGCATGCCTGTGATGCTATGATGGCATCATGGGGCTATGGAAAAAGTCATGGCATTGCTTGCCGAGACTCCAGAGGAAAGGGAAAAGCAAAAACAAAGGTTGCTTTCCTATTGTACGGGGATACAAGTTAAAATATTCTTCCCTTCCTGTCGTGGTCTACCAAGTGAAAAAGGAACGCAAAAAACCTTGGTTTTTATTAT from Oryza glaberrima chromosome 3, OglaRS2, whole genome shotgun sequence carries:
- the LOC127767755 gene encoding uncharacterized protein LOC127767755, with the translated sequence MASQDTAPQCRPGAGAATDSSTSVSVAPEEFEFFVLPSGGLALAGADEDGMCVADEVFSDGKLLPLRLSSANPVEAAALRLLRSDSLDGATTASSASGFSSRSDSRSASSSSSSSSCVSRSTSQKSASSDTAGRSNQPSKAASSDALLPPRRRPLSGSLFYAHPSPSPRPSQRLSGGGGGSAGRRSTGSAPPASWGLLRLGIVGAPDVYPPRPAPAAARGGSRSARFEQPRAAAKDAVAWEKNLPLGFLGAGLVCNCSPDAVEPVGSAEAAAAAAARRRRRKVAEKNTGEVKSGQSNTIRRSRILEWLEELSISKEKTAT